A genomic segment from Aegilops tauschii subsp. strangulata cultivar AL8/78 chromosome 1, Aet v6.0, whole genome shotgun sequence encodes:
- the LOC109745966 gene encoding glutenin, low molecular weight subunit PTDUCD1, with the protein MKTFLIFALLAIAATSAIAQMETSRVPGLEKPWQQQPLPPQQQPPCSQQQQPFPQQQQPIIILQQSPFSQQQQPVLPQQQPVIILQQPPFSQQQQPVLPQQPPFSQQQQQQQQPPPFSQQQQPVLPQQPPFSQQQQPPFSQQQQPSSQQPPFPQQHQQFPQQQIPVVQPSVLQQLNPCKVFLQQQCSHVAMSQRLARSQMWQQSSCHVMQQQCCQQLPQIPEQSRSEAIRAIVYSIILQEQQQGFVQPQQQQPQQSGQGVSEHQQQSQQQQQLGQCSFQQPQQLQQLGQQPQQQQIPQGIFLQPHQISQLEVMTSIALRTLPTMCGVNVPLYSSTTIMPFSIGTGVGGY; encoded by the coding sequence ATGAAGACCTTCCTCATCTTTGCTCTCCTTGCCATTGCGGCGACAAGTGCCATTGCACAAATGGAGACTAGCCGCGTCCCTGGTTTGGAGAAACCATGGCAGCAACAACCATTACCACCACAACAACAACCACCATGTTCACAGCAACAACAACCATTTCCACAGCAACAACAACCAATTATTATACTGCAACAATCACCATTTTCGCAGCAACAACAACCAGTTCTGCCGCAACAGCAACCAGTTATTATACTGCAACAACCACCATTTTCGCAGCAACAACAACCAGTTCTACCACAACAACCACCATTttcacaacaacaacaacaacaacaacaaccaccacCATTTTCGCAGCAACAACAACCAGTTCTACCACAACAACCACCATTttcacaacaacaacaaccaccaTTTTCGCAGCAGCAACAACCATCTTCACAACAACCACCTTTTCCACAACAACACCAACAGTTTCCACAACAACAAATCCCTGTTGTTCAACCATCCGTTTTGCAGCAGCTAAACCCATGCAAGGTGTTCCTCCAACAGCAGTGTAGCCATGTGGCAATGTCGCAACGTCTTGCTAGGTCACAAATGTGGCAACAGAGTAGTTGCCATGTGATGCAACAACAATGTTGCCAACAGCTGCCGCAAATCCCCGAACAATCCCGCTCTGAGGCAATCCGTGCCATCGTCTACTCCATCATCCTGCAAGAACAACAACAGGGTTTTGTCCAACCTCAGCAGCAACAACCCCAACAGTCGGGCCAAGGTGTCTCCGAACACCAACAGCAgtcgcagcagcagcagcaactcGGACAGTGTTCTTTCCAACAACCTCAACAACTACAACAATTGGGTCAGCAGCCTCAACAACAACAGATACCACAGGGTATATTCTTGCAGCCACACCAGATATCTCAACTTGAGGTGATGACTTCCATTGCACTCCGTACCTTGCCAACGATGTGCGGTGTCAACGTGCCGTTGTACAGCTCGACCACTATTATGCCATTCAGCATTGGCACTGGAGTTGGTGGCTACTGA